The Parashewanella tropica genome window below encodes:
- the rnt gene encoding ribonuclease T, whose amino-acid sequence MSETFDPNKLKYRFRGFFPVVIDVETAGFNANTDALLEIAVTLLKMNDEGELVLDKTLHYHIEPFEGANIEPAAIEFNGIDPTNPLRGAVDEKEAFKEIVKEVKKAQKASECHRSIIVAHNAAFDHGFVSQAIERNKIKRSPFHPFATFDTASLSGLALGHTVLAKACENAGIDFDNKEAHSALYDTERTAELFCHIVNKWKALGGWPLVTPEQDPQSEG is encoded by the coding sequence ATGAGCGAAACATTCGATCCAAACAAACTAAAATATAGATTTCGTGGCTTCTTTCCAGTTGTTATAGATGTTGAAACAGCAGGTTTTAATGCTAATACTGACGCATTGCTCGAAATCGCCGTCACTCTGTTAAAAATGAATGATGAAGGTGAACTTGTGCTTGATAAAACCCTGCATTATCACATCGAACCTTTTGAAGGTGCGAATATTGAACCAGCGGCAATCGAATTTAACGGTATAGATCCAACCAACCCACTTCGAGGCGCTGTCGACGAAAAAGAAGCCTTTAAAGAAATCGTCAAAGAAGTGAAAAAAGCCCAAAAAGCGTCGGAATGTCATCGTTCCATTATCGTAGCCCACAATGCTGCATTCGATCATGGATTCGTTAGCCAAGCTATCGAGCGTAACAAGATTAAACGCTCACCCTTCCACCCGTTTGCAACTTTCGATACAGCATCTTTGTCTGGATTGGCACTAGGTCATACCGTATTAGCAAAAGCCTGCGAAAACGCAGGAATCGACTTTGATAATAAAGAAGCTCACTCAGCGTTGTATGACACTGAACGCACAGCTGAACTCTTCTGCCATATTGTCAATAAATGGAAAGCTCTAGGTGGCTGGCCACTCGTGACTCCAGAACAAGATCCACAATCAGAAGGTTAA